Proteins encoded in a region of the Pigmentiphaga litoralis genome:
- the rpmH gene encoding 50S ribosomal protein L34, with amino-acid sequence MKRTYQPSVTRRKRTHGFRVRMSTRAGRAIINARRAKGRKRLAV; translated from the coding sequence ATGAAACGTACCTATCAGCCTTCAGTTACCCGCCGCAAGCGCACCCACGGTTTCCGTGTGCGTATGTCCACCCGTGCAGGCCGCGCGATCATCAACGCGCGCCGCGCCAAGGGCCGCAAGCGCCTGGCTGTATAA
- the yidD gene encoding membrane protein insertion efficiency factor YidD, with amino-acid sequence MRRLLIWPIRFYRFFLSPWIGQSCRFTPTCSVYTMEAIDMHGAGAGVYLGFKRICRCHPFSPGGLDPVPPVPGAAGRRTADTSSADHSTSKPPV; translated from the coding sequence CTGCGCCGCCTGCTGATCTGGCCCATCCGTTTCTACCGTTTTTTCCTGAGCCCCTGGATCGGCCAGTCCTGCCGGTTCACGCCCACCTGTTCCGTGTACACGATGGAAGCCATCGACATGCATGGCGCCGGGGCGGGCGTGTATCTGGGGTTCAAGCGTATTTGCCGGTGCCACCCGTTTTCTCCGGGCGGCCTGGATCCCGTGCCGCCCGTGCCCGGCGCAGCTGGCCGACGCACTGCCGACACATCCTCCGCCGATCATTCGACTTCCAAGCCGCCTGTATGA